Below is a genomic region from Vibrio nitrifigilis.
AAGCGATTCTCCCAAATGGCGGAACTGGTAGCGTCATGGAGCAAAGATCCATCAACGCAAGTTGGTGCCGTCATCACTAAACAAAACCGCATTGTATCGGTTGGGTTCAACGGCTACCCCCATGGCATCTCCGACAGTGCGGCGACGGATGAACGTGATATGAAGTATTTAAAAACGTTACATGCGGAAGAAAATGCGATTCTGTTTGCCAAGCGAGACCTTGACGGCTGTGAAATGTACGTCACCCACTTCCCTTGTCCTAACTGTGCGGCAAAGATC
It encodes:
- a CDS encoding dCMP deaminase family protein — protein: MISKWAKRFSQMAELVASWSKDPSTQVGAVITKQNRIVSVGFNGYPHGISDSAATDERDMKYLKTLHAEENAILFAKRDLDGCEMYVTHFPCPNCAAKIIQTGMSAVHCPEQTEEYLSRWGEKIKVSQEMFLQAGVKVNWLPRDELESITTIEPMTE